One genomic segment of Rubrobacter aplysinae includes these proteins:
- a CDS encoding lysophospholipid acyltransferase family protein, translating to MSAPEAPQKVSIGISRRYGLFRRVVVAVAGLLLGLRVHGEEHVPRTGPLIIASNHRRYLDPVYVCMAVPRRIQWMGKKELFVFPFAGLFYLIGSFPVDRQGGGRAALRAALRYLDLGAALGIFPEGTRRRETRTDREAPKSGAIMLASRSGAPVLPVYVGPVPNLLQRLRGERLEIHLGEPRVIREGGRRSYAAAAESLISDIYDLPKAPSGGAV from the coding sequence TTGAGTGCCCCCGAGGCTCCACAGAAGGTCTCTATCGGGATCTCCCGCAGGTATGGACTTTTCAGGAGGGTGGTCGTCGCCGTGGCCGGACTGTTGCTCGGTCTCAGGGTTCACGGCGAGGAGCACGTTCCCCGCACCGGCCCCCTGATAATCGCCTCCAACCACCGGCGGTATCTGGATCCCGTATACGTTTGCATGGCGGTGCCGCGCAGGATCCAGTGGATGGGAAAGAAGGAGCTGTTCGTCTTCCCGTTCGCCGGGCTCTTCTACCTCATAGGCAGCTTCCCGGTAGACCGTCAGGGGGGAGGCCGCGCAGCGCTGCGGGCCGCTCTGCGCTATCTGGATCTCGGCGCCGCGCTGGGCATCTTCCCCGAGGGCACCCGCAGGAGGGAGACCAGGACAGACCGGGAAGCCCCGAAAAGCGGGGCCATAATGCTCGCTTCCCGCAGCGGGGCGCCGGTTCTTCCGGTCTACGTCGGGCCGGTCCCAAACCTCCTGCAGAGGCTAAGAGGCGAGCGCCTTGAGATACACCTCGGCGAGCCCCGCGTCATCCGGGAAGGCGGGCGGAGATCATACGCAGCGGCGGCCGAGAGCCTGATAAGCGATATCTATGACCTACCCAAGGCCCCAAGCGGCGGGGCCGTATAG